In Monodelphis domestica isolate mMonDom1 chromosome 3, mMonDom1.pri, whole genome shotgun sequence, the following proteins share a genomic window:
- the DNASE2 gene encoding deoxyribonuclease-2-alpha translates to MTVLLLLAGLLPAAAAAATISCYGDAGQPVDWFVIYKLPALTNSLKGLTYMYLDGNSGGWQKGATSINSTQGSMGQTLNQLYKGNLSELAYVLYNDQPPSGNGSPDTDYRGHTKGVLLLNKDGGIWLVHSVPRFPPPAKSSYSWPPNAQTYGQTLFCVTFSYSQFQEIGKQLTYTYPRVYDYRLEGSFAQDLPELKDAAQGHHVYPGPWNRSVTLTSRAGAVFQSFAKFDYFHDDLYSGWLSTALDSDLFVQFWPKTPAVLPSNCSGPFHVLNVLETAFPDSTVPAFSATHDHAKWCVALNSSWTCIGDLNRNQAEEQRGGGTLCSQMPALWKAFRPLVKEYRPCPSTEA, encoded by the exons ATGACTGTCCTCCTGCTCCTGGCAGGACTCCTGCcggctgccgccgccgccgccaccatcTCCTGCTATGGAGACGCTGGACAGCCGGTGGACTG gTTCGTGATCTACAAACTACCTGCCCTGACCAATTCCTTGAAAGGACTCACCTACATGTATCTAGATGGGAACAGTGGGGGCTGGCAAAAGGGTGCCACATCGATCAATAGCACCCAAGGGTCTATGGGGCAGACCTTGAATCAGCTCTACAAAGGAAACTTGAGTGAG TTGGCCTACGTATTGTACAATGACCAGCCACCCTCAGGTAATGGCAGCCCTGACACCGACTACCGAGGACACACCAAGG GTGTGCTTCTTCTGAACAAAGATGGCGGCATCTGGTTGGTCCACAGTGTCCCTCGATTCCCGCCACCTGCTAAATCATCCTACAGCTGGCCCCCTAATGCCCAGACCTATGGACAGACCCTATTCTGTGTCACCTTCAGCTATAGCCAGTTCCAAGAGATTG GCAAACAGCTGACCTATACTTACCCCAGGGTTTATGACTACAGACTAGAAGGAAGCTTTGCCCAGGACCTGCCAGAGCTGAAAGATGCTGCCCAAGGCCACCATGTGTACCCAGGTCCCTGGAATCGAAGTGTAACCCTCACCTCAAGAGCTGGGGCTGTCTTCCAAAGCTTCGCCAAGTTTGACTACTTCCATGATG ACCTTTACTCAGGCTGGCTGTCCACAGCCCTGGACAGTGATCTGTTTGTCCAGTTTTGGCCCAAAACACCTGCAGTATTGCCTTCCAACTGTTCCGGCCCTTTCCATGTGCTGAATGTACTAGAGACAGCCTTTCCTGACTCAACTGTGCCTGCCTTCAGTGCCACCCATGACCATGCCAAGTGGTGTGTAGCACTCAACAGTAGCTGGACCTGCATAGGGGACCTGAACCGCAACCAAGCAGAGGAGCAGCGTGGTGGAGGCACTCTCTGCTCCCAAATGCCTGCTCTGTGGAAAGCCTTCCGGCCCCTAGTGAAGGAATATAGGCCTTGCCCATCCACTGAGGCCTGA
- the KLF1 gene encoding Krueppel-like factor 1, translated as MASLAEPSLPSINNLASLGLGPLQDTQTRSHKWWQIDEPQDVDLQGAGQWPYQVKQEHRDPGLWPEQIEGDRGAEGDDPCWDLDFLLTNFPGPGPGPGPGLGPGPGVGSGPGPGPELCLAHPCGLFPEGPGLMAELQDPKEQPNWGCSVPRPLAVDAVPYGANALPPGPSPSLKVQTGLPPYSPSCLREGGGSFLQPGPGYPGPTTPVMAPYGLLGTYSTFYPAPHYQARFQLYRREPAPSSSPGSGSLAFLGPPAPSEPVDEATRPKRSRRPWARKRQAAHTCGHPGCGKTYTKSSHLKAHLRTHTGEKPYACSWEDCGWKFARSDELTRHYRKHTGQRPFQCQLCSRAFSRSDHLALHMKRHL; from the exons ATGGCCTCCCTGGCAGAACCTTCTTTGCCATCCATCAACAACCTGGCCAGCCTGGGACTGGGGCCCCTGCAGGACACACAGACCAGGAGCCACAAG TGGTGGCAAATAGATGAGCCTCAGGATGTGGACCTCCAAGGGGCTGGTCAATGGCCTTACCAGGTGAAACAGGAACATCGAGACCCAGGACTCTGGCCTGAGCAGATTGAAGGGGACAGAGGGGCAGAGGGAGATGACCCTTGCTGGGACCTGGATTTTCTTCTCACCAACTTCCCTGGGCCAGGACCAGGGCCAGGGCCAGGGTTGGGACCAGGGCCAGGTGTGGGGTCAGGACCAGGGCCAGGACCTGAGCTATGCCTAGCTCATCCTTGTGGCCTGTTCCCTGAGGGCCCAGGCCTTATGGCTGAGCTCCAGGATCCCAAGGAGCAACCCAACTGGGGCTGCTCGGTCCCTCGGCCCCTAGCCGTGGATGCAGTGCCCTATGGAGCAAACGCCTTGCCTCCAGGTCCCAGCCCCAGTCTCAAAGTTCAGACAGGGCTACCCCCGTACTCACCTTCCTGTCttagggagggagggggcagcttcCTCCAGCCTGGGCCTGGGTACCCAGGACCCACCACTCCGGTGATGGCTCCCTATGGGCTGCTGGGGACATACTCTACCTTCTACCCAGCCCCTCACTACCAAGCCCGATTCCAGCTGTATCGGAGAGAGCCCGCACCAAGCTCCAGCCCGGGGTCGGGGTCCTTGGCCTTCCTGGGTCCCCCAGCGCCTTCCGAGCCAGTGGACGAGGCCACCAGGCCCAAGCGAAGTCGCCGGCCTTGGGCCCGGAAGCGCCAGGCAGCTCACACGTGTGGACACCCAGGCTGTGGGAAGACTTACACCAAGAGTTCCCACCTCAAGGCCCATCTAAGAACCCACACAG GAGAGAAACCCTACGCTTGCTCCTGGGAAGACTGCGGCTGGAAGTTCGCCCGCTCTGATGAGCTGACCCGCCATTACCGGAAGCATACTGGGCAGCGCCCCTTCCAGTGCCAGCTGTGTTCACGTGCCTTTTCCCGTTCAGACCACCTCGCCTTGCATATGAAGCGCCACCTGTGA